Genomic DNA from Niabella ginsenosidivorans:
GAAGTGCTGGAAACAATGAAAGAGAAAACGCCTTCTTCTTATATTGATTCTGTGTATCAGCTTGAGTTGAAGCGTGCCCGGCGTTATGCGGCAGTGCAGGAACGGATGATTTCACCGGAAGGGACCTACCCGGTTACCGGAAGGTCGCTGGCGTATCGCTTCGGGGCATTCCAGGCGCTTTCCCTGATGGCATTAAAAAAAGAGCTGGATGCGTCTGTAGCGCCACAGCAGGTACGCGCGGCTTTATATACGGTTGTAAAACGGCAAATGGAAGCGCCCGGTACTTTTGACCCCAATGGCTGGCTGCAGACCGGCATCATGGGAAAGCAATCCATACTGGGCGAAGGATATATTTCTACCGGCAGTTTATACCTGTGTGCTGAAGGGCTGGTATTCCTGGGTTTGCCGCCTTCAGACCCTTTATGGAACGGAAAAGATGAAGACTGGACCGCAAAAAAAATCTGGAAGGGGATGGAAGCTCCTATTGATCATGCAGAAGATTAGTTGTATCTTTGCTTTATAAACAGGAAATGGTGTCTTCCTGAACCAACCGTTCACGCCTTTTGCGGGATCTGATGGCGCCTACAAATTTTAAACGCGGTCCTGGTGATTGCTCAAAATGAATTTGTAGAAAATGACAAGACACAAGAAAAAGCGCCTCCTTAAGACTTCCTTTGAACACGTATTTATTCTTTCGTATTTATTGAAATGGACAGTACTGGCCGTACCGATGTCCATAGCGGTCGGTTCCCTGATCGCCTTCTTTTTATGGCTGCTGGATAAAGCCATTCATTTCCGGTTCGGGCATCCCTGGCTGTTATTCTTACTGCCCGCTGCCGGGGTGCTGATCTATGGGCTTTACACGTACCTGGGCAAGAACTCCGACAAAGGCAATAATTTAATTATGGATGAGATCCATGAGCCCGGTGGAGGTGTTCCTTTCCGTATGGCGCCGCTGGTGCTGATCACTACCGTAATTACGCACCTTTTTGGCGGTTCGGCCGGACGTGAAGGTACGGCTGTGCAAATAGGGGGAAGCATTGCCCAGTTCTTTGCAAAAAAATTAAAGCTCTCGCAGGAAGATGTAAAGACCTTCCTGATGACGGGTATTGCAGCAGGCTTTGGTGCTGTATTTGGCACCCCCATTACCGGGGCCATATTTGCCCTGGAAGTGCTGGCGCTTGGGCGCATCAAGCACGATGCCCTGTTACCCTGTTTTATAGCAAGTGTGGTGGCAGATATTACCTGCGCTGCCTGGGGCATACACCATACGCATTATGCTATCCGCTTTGCTGAAGAAGGAAAAGTATTCTTTGGCATCTTTCATCTTGATATTGTTTTGTTATTAAAAGTGATCCTGGGCGGCGTGCTGTTCGGGCTGGCAGGGTATATTTTTGCAGAGCTTTCACATACCATTAAAAATTACAGCAACCGGTTCATCAGGATCAAATGGCTGATCCCTTTTATTGGAGGCTGCATCGTTATTGCGCTGACCTGTATTATAGGCACACAGGATTATTTAAGTCTCGGCGTTTCCAATCCGGATCCGGATGCAGTGTCTATCCTTTCCTGTTTCAAAGCAGGTGGCGCTACGGATTTCAGCTGGTTCTGGAAGCTGTTGTTCACGGCTGTTACATTAGGAATGGGTTTTAAAGGCGGTGAGGTAACGCCCCTGTTCTTTGTAGGCGCCGCGCTGGGCAATACCATTGCTGCGCATACCGGCGCGCCGGCAGACCTGATGGCCGGCCTGGGCTTTATTGCCGTATTTGCCAGCGCTACCAATACGCCTATTGCCTGCACGTTTATGGGGATAGAATTGTTTGGTGCAGACAATGTATTGTATTATGCGGTAGCCTGTTTTACGGCTTATTATTTCAGCGGCCATGCAGGTATTTATCATGCGCAGCGGATTGCCGTATCTAAAGTGCATCATCTGAACCATCACAATAATGCCACCCTGCACGAGGTGAGGGAAAAACGAATTAAAAGCAGAAAGAAATGGCGCATCACAAAGTAAAGAACCATGTATTAGGCAACCTGCGTATTTATATAGAACCCGCGCATAAGGTAAGGCACGGTGAGCGTTCCTTATTCAGGAAGATTTTTCCGAGATCCGCCTACCTGCACATCCTTGAAGAAGCCAGGAAGGACGGCATCATCAATGCAACAGTGCACAATACGCAAACCAGCTATACTGCTGATGGAAAAATCGTTACTTTTAATGCAGAAGGAAATAATTCACAACTGGCAATGGTGGTGGAACTGATCGATAAGCGGGAGCGGCTGGAAACCTTTTTCCTGAAGCACAGAGAGTTGCTTTTGGGTAAAGTAGTTATTTATAAAGAGGTGGAATTCTGGGACATTGAATAATTAAATATGAAACCGATACTTATAATAGGACTGGGTGGCGGTTTGGGTAGCATGCTTCGTTACCTGGTACAGGTGGGTGTAAGTAAGCTGATCACTGTTACTTTCCCCGCAGGTACTTTCCTGATCAATATTACCGGTTGTTTTGTGATCGGCTTGTTATATGGCCTTTCCAATAAGTATACGGCGCTAACGCTGGAATGGAGGCTGTTCCTGATCACGGGGCTTTGTGGCGGTTATACCACCTTTTCCAGCTTTTCCTATGAAAGCATCAGCTTGTTCCGGCAGGGCAGCTATCTCTATTTTGTTTTATATATAGGGTTAAGTGTGAATATCGGATTGCTCTTAACATTCTTAGGTTTAAGCGTTACCAGGTAAGTAAACAAAGATCATGGAATATAAAAAAATACTGATAGCCATCGACAGCAGTTCCTATTCTATGAAGGCAGCAAAAGCCGGCTTTGCATTAGCCCACCAGCTAAATGCAGCTGTAGGGATCATCTACGTGGTGAACAGGGCAAAAGAAATTGTGAATGCGGATCTGGGCATTACAACAGGAGAGAGCGAAACCCTTTTGCTGAACGAGGCAGAAAATACAATCGGCCAGTACCTGCGGTTATACGATGGCATCGGGCAGGTAGAAAAGTTTACACCGGAAGGGCTGCCGGAAGATGAGATCATCAACATTGCGGAACAATGGGGTGCGGACATGATCGTTATGGGAACACATGGGCGTTCAGGGATCGGGCGCATTTTAACCGGGTCGCTGGCAGAATACATTATCCGCCATGCCACCATTCCCGTACTGGTAGCCCCTCCGAGAATGGAGTAATTGGATCCTGCAATGCAGAGGCGCTGGTGAGGCTAATTTCATACTTGTTTATAAAGGAAATGTTCCTGCTTTATACTAACCTGCGGTATTCTATAGCTATATAATTTCGTTCGTGTTCAACATTTGTTTATGTTGTTCCAGAATATGCTGGTTGAAATCGCTGGGCGCAACACCAAAATATTTTTTAAATTCTTTACTAAAGTATTTGCGGTCTTCATATCCAACAGCATAAGATATTTCATTAATGGTCAGGCCCTTTTGCAACAACAGTGCTGCGGCTTTTTTAAAGCGGCGGGTTTTTATAAATTCGTTTACAGACAGGTTTGTGAGCGCCCGGATCTTTTTATAAAGCACAGGCGGGCTCATTGCTACTTTACGTGACAATTGTTCTACTACAAAACCCGGGTCTTCCAGGTGCTCATCAATGATTGTAGTAACTGCTGCCAGAAAATCGCTGTCCATTTTGTGTTGCGGGTCTTCTGTGCTTACGGATTGCGTGCTTGCAGCAAAAAATCTCAGCTCCCGCATATTTTTTTCCTGTAATCTTTTATGGGCCTGCAGAAGGTTATTTACATGCAGCTCCAGGATCTTTGTGCTGAAGGGTTTGGTCAGATAAATATCGGCTCCGTTTTCCAACCCTTTTACCTGATCATGCTGCGTGCTTTTTGCGGTCAATAACAGTACGGGAATATGACAGGTGCGCTGGTCGGTCTTTAACCGGTTGCACAACATAATGCCATCCATACCCGGCATCATAATATCGCTGATGATCAGATCCGGAAGGTGCTCTTTTGCATTTTCCCAGGCATCCGCACCATCTGCAGATTCATGCACAAGATAGTAAGGTTCTAACTGCTGTTTAATAAGCGCCCGTAATTCAGGATTGTCTTCCGCAATTAATATTGTTTGCCGTTTGATGCGAATACCGGCCGGTGCAACCGGCGCTGGCTTTTCCCGGATAGGAATACTTTGCCGGGTAGCAGGCGGGAATGGCTTCCTGCCTGGCAGTATGGTAACATGCGCATTTCCTTCGAAGTGCTTTTTACCCGGCAGGAGTCGTACAAAGAAAGAAGTGCGCCCCTCAGTTGTGGCAGTTGCGGGGGTACTTTCCACCCGGATACTTCCATGGTGTAATTCGGTAATTTTTCTGGACAATGCCAGCCCGAGACCATAGCCCGTATTTTGCATCCCATGATCGGCTACCTGATAATAATTGGTAAATAGTTTACCCAGGTATTTGGCCGCAATTCCCCTGCCGGAGTCGGAGACGATTATTTCGGTAAAGCCGGGCTGTGTGTTCACCGTTACGCTGATATGGCCACCTTCGGGGGTAAACTTAAACGCATTGGCCAGTAAATTAAAGAAGACCTTTTCCAGTTGCTCCTCGTCAAAGTATAAAAAGACCTGGTTTGAGTTGTGTGTAAAAGCGATCCGTATATTTTTTGCCAGGGATAATTCACGGAAGCTGGTATAAATGTCCTGTAGAAAGGAAATGAGGTCCTGTTTGCTGACGCGCAGATCCAGATGATTGGATTCTGCCTTGCGGAAGTCCATCAACTCGCTTACCAGCTTAAGCAGCCGGTTAGAATTATTCTTTATCTGCATGAGCTGCTGGGACGTAAAAGGATCCTTGTGGTTGATATCGATTAATTTTTCAACGGGGGCCATGATCAGTGAGAGATGTGTGCGCAGCTCATGGGAAACGTTGGTAAAGAAATTGAGCTTTACCTGATGCAGTTCTTCTTCTTTTTTAAACAATGCGCGTAGAAAAAAGAAGCGTATAACCAAAAAAAGAACACCTGCAAGAAGAAATGTATAAATAGCATAAGCCCACCAGGTTCGCCACACCGGGGGGAGTACTTTTATTTTTACCATGATTGGTTCCGTCCATATACCGTCATTATTGGCGCCCTTAACAAAAAACTGATAATCGCCTGGAGGCAGATTGGTATACGTAGCCGCGGGGTTATGTACCTGCTTCCAGTCCCTGTCAAAACCCGACAACTTATAGGCATACCGGTTTTTATCGCTTTTGATAAAATTAAGCAGTGCAAAATTTATGGTAAATAGATTCTGATTCGGCCGGAACGTGAGCTGATCAGAATGGCTGATGTTCTTTTTTAAAAGCCCGTCCGGTGCATTTATCTGAACCTGCCTGTTGCCCAGCCACAGGTTGGTAAATACCAGGGGGGCTTTGTAAGGATTCACTTCTATATCAGCCGGCAGAAAATAAGTGATCCCATGGTATCCGCCAAAATAAAAAAAACCGTTATGATCTTTAAGATGTGAATTATAATTGAATTCCCCTCCAGCAAGCCCGTCAGATACAGAGTATGAAAGCGTGGTTTTGCTGACGGGGTTATACCGGAAAAGCCCTTCGTCAGAACTCAGCCATAGCCAGCCGTTAGGATCTTCCAGGATGCCCAGGATGTTTGCCGATGGCGCACCGGGATGATTGTACCGCGTCAATTGACTGGAAACAGGGTTCCACGATGCTATACCTCCTGTTCGCAGGCCGATCCATATCATCCCTTTACGATCTTCAAAAATGGTATTAACAGATAAGGTTGTACTGATGGTTTTAAGGACGTAGTGCTTTATTACATGTAAACCTGAGGAGGTACCAATCCAGACCTGGCCTTTCCTGTCAGTGTATAATGTACTGGCAATAAAGCCGCTTAACTTGTTATTGATCTGTTTTAACGGAAGCTCATTCAGTTGGAGGCCTTTTCTTTGAAATACCCGTAACCCCCTGCTGGTACCTACCCAAAAAAGGCCCTCTCCTCCCTCAGTAAGAGTCAGTATTTCCAGGTTGGCATTTTCAGCATCACCCGGCAGGTATAGATAATGAAGGAACTTTCCGGTAGCTTTGTTCAGAACATTCAGTCCGCCACCGTGTGTGCCACACCATATATTACCGTCTTTATCAATATAGGCCACCTTTACCAGGTTGGATGCAATGCTGAACGGATCAGAGATCTCGTTCTTAAAAACCTGGTATTTTTGGTTCTTCCGGTTATAAAAGATCAGCCCCGCACCTTCAGTGCCCATCCACAGGTTATTATTATTGTCTTCCAGAATGGTGCTCACTACATTGTTAGCAAGGGTATTGCTGCTTCCATTATTGCGGATTACTTTAAAGCCGGTGGAAAAAGCATCTACACGGTTAACGCCACCAAAATAAGTGCCTACCCACATAGAACCGTTTGAATCCTTATATAAACTGTAGATTGAGTTTTGACTAAGGCTTTTCACATTGTCGCCTTCATTCTGATAGGAAGTAAGTACACCATTATTAATATCCATAACACTAAGGCCTTCCTGGGTACCGATCCACAGCTCATTGTTATTGCGCGCCACCAGGCTGCGGATATTATTATGGATAGGGCCCCGGTTACCGTTACCGGCCATAAATCGCCGGAAGGTTTTGTTCGCCGGACGGTAAAGATTAAGACCGGAGTTCTGGGTACCGATCCATAAATGATTCTGCGGATCTTCATAGATGACGGAAATATTATTGCTGCTCAGGCTTTCCGGTCTGGATGGATCATAAAAGAAATTTTCAGAGAAATACTGTTGCCTTTCCTTCCACATCCGTATCAGCCCGTTGCTGGTACCAATCCACAGGTTCCCCTGGTGATCTTCGAAAATAGTCCTTACCACTCCAGTGGTCACCGGGGCACCACGCGGAGTTGTAAACTGAAGCCGTTGACGTTTGGTTCCATTGGTTAAGAAGGCAAATATTCCTTTACTGGAGCCTATCCATAACGTGCCCTGGTGGTCTTCGTAAAGGCAATTGATGGCAGCAGTTCCTATTGCAGGCAACCGGATCCGCTCAAAATTGTCCTTTTGCTCATCGTATCTGTTAAGGCCGGTGTTCGTACCAATCCATATGGCGCTCTTTGAATCGCGTAAAAGAGAAAGGATGCCTGCCGACCAGAGGCTCTGGCTGCTGTTACTATCGGGTGTATATACTTTTATTTTTGATCCGTCATACCTGTTGAGCCCAGCTGATGTTCCCAGCCAGATAAACCCCCTGCTGTCCTGTACGATGGACAGGACTGAATTGTTCGATAACCCGTTTTCCACAGTGAGGTGATTAAACTCCGGAGGCTGTGCTGCTGCAGACACCGCCATAAATAATATAATATTACTTATAACAAACAACCTGGTAACATAAAAATCTCTAACAGTCATTTTGAGATTACGCCATTTTTGAAAATAAAAAAGCAATGTAGACTGTAATGTTAAAAAAAACAAAAAAAAGTCTATTGGCAATCAAATAGTTACATAAACCTTTAAAAAAACCACCCTAATTGTTTGCAGAATTCACCCTCCCCGGGATGAAGATGATAGCATATTGCTTCCTGAAATTGTAAGGCTGCCCATTTTATAAAGCTTGCAACTCGTACCAAATTAATAATTGTACTTCAAAAAAAAAGACCGCTATGCTATTTCAAAAAAAGATTCCTGTTTGGAACAGGGCAGGGTGTTGTTCCCTGTTACTATTTATTTTTTTACTTCCTGTTTTTGTATCGGCCCAAAACAACAGGGTCGAAGGCTTGGTAACTGATGATCAGGGAAAGCCCATACCAGGGGCCTCTGTTGTTATTAAAAATACAATAACAGGAACAACAACAGATGAGAAAGGAAAATTCATTATCAATGCAAACCAGGGAACCACATTGGTGATATCTGCTGTCGGATACGAAGCTCAGGAAGCAATCATTACAGACCGGAACAGCCTTACGATTTCCCTGAAAACGGCACCCGGATCACTGGAAGACGTGGTAGTTGTAGGATACGGCACCCAGAAAAAAGTGAATCTGACCGGTTCGGTATCAACTGTAGGTGCAGATAAGTTAACCAACCGCCCGATCATGAACCTGGCGGCTGCTTTAGGTGGTACTGCTCCCGGGGTTCGGGTAACCCAGGGAAATGGAAACCCCGGCAGTGAAAGCGTGTCTATACGAATACGCGGTACCGGATCGTTTAACAATAGTGATCCCTTGATTTTAGTGGATGGAGTAGTAGCGGATATGGTGCCCTTAAATACGGATGATATAGAAAGCATTTCTATTTTGAAAGATGCATCTTCAGCTGCTATTTACGGGTCCAGAGCTGCTAATGGTGTTATTTTGGTAACTACCAAAAAAGGAAGAAAGAACCAGGCGCCTAAAGTAACTTTCACCAGCCTGTTTGCCCGCGAAAAGCCGGTTACCGACCTTAAATTTATGTCGAGTACTGCTGATTGGATGGAGCTGCATAATATAGCCAAGCTGAATGCAAACCCAACAGCTACTTCACCGGATTATGCCTATGCTACTATTGATGAATGGCGCGCGGCGAATGCTGATCCCAATGGCACATATACCAATCCGATAACCGGGCAAACGATCCCTAACTGGCTGGCATTTCCAAATACAGACTGGGCACAGATCCTTTTTCAACCTGAATATTATCAGCGATACGGCGCTGCTGTTTCCGGCGGTAGCAAAAACTCAACTTATCTGATGTCGCTTGGATATCAGAACAATCCCGGTACATTAAAGAATACCGGCATGCAACGTTATAATATGCGTATAAATCTTGAGACAAAGATTGCCAACCTCATCAATTTTGGAACCCAAACCTATGCCACTAAAGAATTTAAACAACCCGGTAGTACATCAATGACCTATTTGCTCCAGGCTTTCCCGGGAATGACGCCTATTTATGATGGTAAGTATGGAGCCAGTGAAGACCCAAATACCACGCAAAAAGATAATATTCTTCAGGGCGTGGCTTCTAACGGGGGAATGAACAACTTTACCCGGATCAACACGTCCTGGTATGCGAACGCAGATCTTTGGCGAGGAATTGTTGCTGAAGCGCGGTTTAATTACAGCGAATATATGCGCGAAGACGAAAATTATTCTCAAAATCTGCCGAGGTATAGTTTCCGGGAAAGCTTTGATACTCCTAAAGAAGGAATTGGTAATTTAGACCAGGCAACTACGTATCGGTATTCTTATAAATCATACAGCTATACAGCAGATCTGTTGCTGCGGTATTCACATTCCTTTGGAAAGCATGATGTAAGCGGATTGTTGGGCTATGAACAGTATCAGTCAGAGAATAGTGGGTTCAGTGCAACTAAAAAAGGGTTACTGGATTGGAACATTACGGATATTACTTCTGGTGCCAATATGGAGTCAATAGGAGGCTCTGCAAAAGAAGAGTATGCGATGCTGTCTTATTTTGGCCGGGCAAATTATGCATACGACAGGAAATATTTGTTTGAAGCCAACTTCCGTTCCGATGCTTCCTCTAAATTTGCTCCGGGCCATCGCTCGGGTTTGTTTCCTTCATTTTCTGCCGGCTGGGTGATCAGCAATGAACCGTTTTTTGCATCGAATGCTGTTAATTATTTAAAACTGAGGGCCTCTTATGGCACATTGGGAAATACTGTAAGCGGTAATTACGACTGGCAGACCTTATATCAGAAAGTAAATAACGTATTTAATGAGCAGGTGGCAAACGGAGTGATACAGCAAACCATTCAAAACCTGGCTTTATCCTGGGAAAAGCTAACGACTTACAACCTGGGCCTGGAAGCCAGATTCTTAAAGCAACGGTTGAATACAGAGCTGGATTTTTATTACCGGCACACTTCAGATATTCTTACTCCGGCCATCATTTATCTTACAATGGGCAATATCAGCGCGCCTATGTCCAATACAGCATCCCTGGGAAATAAAGGGGTAGAGCTGACTTTGGGCTGGAACGACAACGTAGGCGAGTTCAAGTACGGAATCAGCGGTAATGTGAACTATAATGATAATAAGATTACCAATTTTAAAGGCGCGTTAAGATATGAGCAGGATCCCTCCACTCCTGATACCTGGGGCAATCCTACCTGGCGTTATACCAACCTGGCTGATGTTTCTACCGGTGGAGATACCCGTCGTGTGGAAGGCCACATGATCGATGAATGGTTTTTGCGCAGGCCTTACTCAGGAAACGGAACGTATTTGAATGCTGATGGATCAGTGAATCCGAACGGCGGGCCTAAAGATGGAATGATACGCACGAAAGCAGATCTGGAATGGGTAAAATCTATGATTGCGGCAGGATATTCTTTCAATAATAACACCGTAGGACCCGGCGCTGCTAATATCTGGTACGGTCAAATGATCATGGCCGATGTTAATGGCGATGGAAAATATGGGAATGATGATGACCGCGAGTTTACAGGGAAGTCAGCCACCCCGAAATTTACGTTTGGTTTAAATATGACGGCAGCCTGGAGAGGCTTTGACCTTAATATACTTTGGGCCGGACGCGTAGGATCATACCATTATATTAATGAGCGGGGAGCCAACGGTTCTATTTTGGCAAATACAGGAGACGGAATTCCTGCTGATGCCTGGACCAAATATTACTTTTATGATGCGGTAAAAGCAAATACGGATTATGATAATTACGACCCCGCCACCGATCCGAATGCGAATATTAATGCCAAGTTTCCCCGCTTATTATCTTCAAGTTCTATCATGACCTCCAATACCTTTTACTTATATAACTCGTCTTATTTAAAACTGAAGTCACTACAGGTTGGATATACTTTTCCTAAAAGTTGGATGAGCCGGGCAAAGATCAATGACTTGCGTGTTTTTATATCGGGAGAAAACCTGTTAACCATCAAAAACAAAAATTTTGAAGGGGTCGATCCGGAATTAGGCAGCTCTATCATCGTTTACCCGATAGCAAAACTATTTTCGGCCGGTTTATCACTTACTTTTTAAATAATCTAACAAAACGTAATATGAAAAAGATAATATATCCGTTTGCAATAGCTTGTATGTTAGGTACGCTGCCTGCATGTAACAAGATATTGGACACAGTGCCCAATGATAAGATCTCTGCAGGAACCATGTGGACCACAGAAAGCCTGGTCGATCAGGGGGTGATAGGCGTTTATTATTCACTGCAGCGCCCGGTGCAAAGTGCCGGTCTTATTGGAGCCAGCACAAATATCGGCTATTATGGCTATGAAGCTTTTGGCATGACCGGGCAGGGAGAGTATAATTTAAATAACCTTTTTTCGAGCGCTGTAAATCCAAGTAATTCTTACTTTTCTTTTCAATGGAAATGGTTTTATGATGGCATCCACCGTGCCAATGATGCCATTGTACACATTCCGGATGCCCCCATGAATGAAGAAAAGAAAAAACGCCTTGTAGCGGAATGTAAGGTGCTCCGTGCATTTTTCTATATGCGCCTGAATGAGCTATATGGAAGGGATGGGTTAGGAGTGCCCATTTATACAGAACCCATCGATCCGTCAGAAGCTAACAAAGGACAAAGCCCCGAATCGGATGTTTGGGCATTGGTTACCCAGGATCTTACAGATGCGATCAATGAACCGAATCTGCCCGATAACCAGATCCAGGGAGAAGGCCGTGCGAGCAAGGGCGCTGCTTATGCATTAAGGGGAAGGGTATATTTACTTACAAAACAATATGAGAAAGCAGCTGCAGACTTCGCCAAAGTAGGAGAGAGTGGCTACAGCTTGTATCCTGATTACAAACAATTATTTAAAGTAGCAAACGAACGTTGCCAGGAAATGATATTGAGCGTGCAGTATATAGAAGACCCAACAGGTTATGGTACTGCAATACAAAAGTATTGCGGGGCATTTCAGCAGGGAGCACTGGACAGCCGTGGCTGCTGGACCGATTTACAGGTAACACCGGCATTGGTAAATCTTTATGAAGAGGTTGTTGATGCCAATACCGTAAAGCCCTTCAACTGGTCTGATTACCTCCCTCAATGGGATGCTGTCAGTACCCTGGGCACTGCCAATAGAAAAGTATTTTTCATTCGTGATCAAAAAGTAAATGGAGCTGATGTGCATGCTACAATAACAACAGCAATAAATACGGAACTGAGCAAATTGGATGCTTCAGTTAAAGCTTTGTATCTGCCTGAAGGAAACGAAGCCCGCCTTAAAACTGCCTATGAACATAGAGATCCCCGTCTGGCTTATAATGTGGTTACCCCGTATGCTAATTTTGAAGGTGTAAACAGCAATTCTACTGCGGAAGGAATGTATACCTACCGGTTTCCTGTTACCGGAAAGTATTATGTTGACCAGTCCGGTGCAGAGCCAAATTTAAACAGCAGTTTGCCGGGCACCTATTATACATCCGGCAGTTGCAATGCCCAGGCAGAATTCAAATACATCCACCGTAAATTTATTGGAGAGGGTTTGGAATATCAACGCCGGGAGCAAAATCCGGTTGATGAGCCGATCATTCGGTACGCAGATGTGTTATTGATGTGGGCAGAGGCGCTTGTTGAAATGAATGATCTCAGCGGAGCGATGGCTAAAGTAAAACAGGTAAGAGATCGCGTAGGTATGCCTACAATGGCTGCTTCATTTGCTGATCAGAATACAGCGCGTAATTATGTTCGGGATGAACGCCGCCGGGAGCTGATGGGTGAGGGAGTAAATTTCTTTGACGAAATGCGCTGGAAAACCCTGAAGCAAACTAAGTTTGATCAGAAGGTAGCCCAGCACGCCTGGGGAGGTACAGAAAGTACAGGTGGTACTACATACGAATGGATTGGCGACCAGTGGTACACATGGCCGGTTCCAAAAGCAGAAATAGAACTAAACCATAACCTGAAGCCTACTCCGGGATGGGTGTATTAAAATTGTTTCGGGAAGTGACCGGCCGCATAGCTTGATATTTTTATAAGGAGGTCCGCGCAG
This window encodes:
- a CDS encoding SusC/RagA family TonB-linked outer membrane protein, whose protein sequence is MLFQKKIPVWNRAGCCSLLLFIFLLPVFVSAQNNRVEGLVTDDQGKPIPGASVVIKNTITGTTTDEKGKFIINANQGTTLVISAVGYEAQEAIITDRNSLTISLKTAPGSLEDVVVVGYGTQKKVNLTGSVSTVGADKLTNRPIMNLAAALGGTAPGVRVTQGNGNPGSESVSIRIRGTGSFNNSDPLILVDGVVADMVPLNTDDIESISILKDASSAAIYGSRAANGVILVTTKKGRKNQAPKVTFTSLFAREKPVTDLKFMSSTADWMELHNIAKLNANPTATSPDYAYATIDEWRAANADPNGTYTNPITGQTIPNWLAFPNTDWAQILFQPEYYQRYGAAVSGGSKNSTYLMSLGYQNNPGTLKNTGMQRYNMRINLETKIANLINFGTQTYATKEFKQPGSTSMTYLLQAFPGMTPIYDGKYGASEDPNTTQKDNILQGVASNGGMNNFTRINTSWYANADLWRGIVAEARFNYSEYMREDENYSQNLPRYSFRESFDTPKEGIGNLDQATTYRYSYKSYSYTADLLLRYSHSFGKHDVSGLLGYEQYQSENSGFSATKKGLLDWNITDITSGANMESIGGSAKEEYAMLSYFGRANYAYDRKYLFEANFRSDASSKFAPGHRSGLFPSFSAGWVISNEPFFASNAVNYLKLRASYGTLGNTVSGNYDWQTLYQKVNNVFNEQVANGVIQQTIQNLALSWEKLTTYNLGLEARFLKQRLNTELDFYYRHTSDILTPAIIYLTMGNISAPMSNTASLGNKGVELTLGWNDNVGEFKYGISGNVNYNDNKITNFKGALRYEQDPSTPDTWGNPTWRYTNLADVSTGGDTRRVEGHMIDEWFLRRPYSGNGTYLNADGSVNPNGGPKDGMIRTKADLEWVKSMIAAGYSFNNNTVGPGAANIWYGQMIMADVNGDGKYGNDDDREFTGKSATPKFTFGLNMTAAWRGFDLNILWAGRVGSYHYINERGANGSILANTGDGIPADAWTKYYFYDAVKANTDYDNYDPATDPNANINAKFPRLLSSSSIMTSNTFYLYNSSYLKLKSLQVGYTFPKSWMSRAKINDLRVFISGENLLTIKNKNFEGVDPELGSSIIVYPIAKLFSAGLSLTF
- a CDS encoding RagB/SusD family nutrient uptake outer membrane protein — its product is MKKIIYPFAIACMLGTLPACNKILDTVPNDKISAGTMWTTESLVDQGVIGVYYSLQRPVQSAGLIGASTNIGYYGYEAFGMTGQGEYNLNNLFSSAVNPSNSYFSFQWKWFYDGIHRANDAIVHIPDAPMNEEKKKRLVAECKVLRAFFYMRLNELYGRDGLGVPIYTEPIDPSEANKGQSPESDVWALVTQDLTDAINEPNLPDNQIQGEGRASKGAAYALRGRVYLLTKQYEKAAADFAKVGESGYSLYPDYKQLFKVANERCQEMILSVQYIEDPTGYGTAIQKYCGAFQQGALDSRGCWTDLQVTPALVNLYEEVVDANTVKPFNWSDYLPQWDAVSTLGTANRKVFFIRDQKVNGADVHATITTAINTELSKLDASVKALYLPEGNEARLKTAYEHRDPRLAYNVVTPYANFEGVNSNSTAEGMYTYRFPVTGKYYVDQSGAEPNLNSSLPGTYYTSGSCNAQAEFKYIHRKFIGEGLEYQRREQNPVDEPIIRYADVLLMWAEALVEMNDLSGAMAKVKQVRDRVGMPTMAASFADQNTARNYVRDERRRELMGEGVNFFDEMRWKTLKQTKFDQKVAQHAWGGTESTGGTTYEWIGDQWYTWPVPKAEIELNHNLKPTPGWVY